CGTGATCACCGAGCCGACATACTCCTGCGGCATGTACAGGTTGACGGTGACGATCGGCTCCAGGATCGCGTCGATCTTGCTCGGGTCCGGCATCTTGGCCGGGTTTTCCACGGTCACGGTGGAGCCGTCGCGCATCTGCACCTGGTACACCACCGTCGGCGCGGTGGTGATCAGGTCCATGTCGAACTCGCGCTCCAGGCGCTCCTGCACGATTTCCATGTGCAGCAGGCCAAGGAAGCCGCAGCGGAAGCCGAAGCCCAGCGCCTGCGACACTTCGGGCTCGAACATCAGCGAGGCGTCGTTCAGGCGCAGCTTTTCCAGCGATTCGCGCAGCGCCTCGTACTGGTTGGCCTCGACCGGATACAGGCCGGCGAACACCTGCGGCTTGACTTCCTTGAAGCCGGGCAGCGGCGCTTCGGCCTTGCGCTGCACGGTGGTGATGGTGTCGCCGACCTTGGCGGCCTTCAGTTCCTTGATGCCGGCGATGACGAAGCCCACCTGGCCCGCGGTCAGCGCGTCGCGCTGGATCGACTTGGGCGTGAACACGCCCACCTGCTCGACCAGGTGCTGCGCGCCGGTGGCCATCAGCAGCACCTTGTCCTTGGTTCGCAGCGTGCCGTTGACCACGCGCACCAGCATCACCACGCCGACGTAGTTGTCGAACCACGAGTCGATGATCAGCGCCTGCAGCGGCGCGTCGGCGTCGCCCTTGGGCGGCGGCACCTTGGCGATCAGCGCCTCGATCACGTCCTGCACGCCCTGGCCGGTCTTGGCCGAGCACGGCGTGGCGTCCTGCGCGTCGATGCCGATGACGTCCTCGATCTCCTGGATCGCGCTGTCCGGGTCGGCCTGCGGCAGGTCGATCTTGTTCAGCACCGGCACCACCTCCACACCCAGCTCGATCGCGGTGTAGCAGTTGGCCACGGTCTGGGCCTCGACGCCCTGCGAGGCATCGACCACCAGCAGCGCGCCTTCGCAGGCGGACAGCGAGCGGCTGACTTCATAGCTGAAATCGACGTGTCCCGGGGTGTCGATCAGGTTCAGGTTGTAGACCTGGCCGTCGCGCGCCTTGTAGCTCAGCGCGGCGGTCTGCGCCTTGATGGTGATGCCGCGCTCTTTTTCGATATCCATCGAATCGAGAACCTGCGCTTCCATCTCCCGATCCGACAGCCCTCCGCAAAGCTGAATGATCCGGTCGGCCAGGGTGGACTTCCCATGGTCGATGTGGGCAATGATCGAGAAATTACGGATATGGTCCATCTAGTGTTCAGGGAAGCGCCGGCTGACAGCCCGGGCGGCAACAAGCAGTGGAGCGGCCCGGCGCCGCGCGCCGCAAGGCGGGCGCGGACGTACCGCGGGTTCGGGGGCGCAATTTTTTGTGCCAATCCGCAATTTTACCGGATTTTCAATGACTTCCGGGTCGTCATATGGCGGCGTGGCGCAGATGCCGGCGGCGTTCAGCGCCCGGTGCGCGCGGCGCCATGTGCGGCAAGCCAGACCCTTGTCGCGGCTTCATCAAGGAAATAGTGGCAAAGGGGCGCGGCATCCGGCGGCAAGTCCGCGGGCGCGCCGGGCATCAGCACCGGCACCAGCTCGCCGAAGCGCGCCTCGAGCGCGGCATCGGCGTCGACATCGACCTCATGCAGGACGAAAGAAAAATCGCGCCGGAGCGGCTCCAGCGCGACTTTCATGTCTTCGCAAAGATGGCAGTACGCCCGGCCGTACAGCGTCAGCGCGGGCGTGGCGGCCATGGCGAGGTCAGCGCGCCGAGGCGGCGCCGGGTCGCAGCGTCAGCACCTGGGTGGCGTCGCCGCGCCGCACGAACACCGCGGCGATCCGGCTCTTGTCCAGGCCGCGCACCAGCTCGTTGAACTGGCGCGCGTTGGTCACGTCGGTGTCGCCCAGGCGCAGGATGATGTCGCCCGGACGGATGCCGGCACGCAACGCCGGGCCGTCGGCCACTTCGACCTCGACGCCGGACTTGAGCTTGAGCTCCTTCAGGCGCGCCTCGGGCAGGTCGCTGACCACCAGCCCCAGCGCGTTGGGCTTGCCGGCCTGCGGCGCGCTGTCGTCCTTCGGCGTCGCCCCGCTGCGGGCGCGGGCCTTGCCATCCGGCTCCAGCTCGGTGACGGTGATGCTGACCTCGCGGGTCGCGCCCTTGCGCCACAGCTGCAGCGGCACGCGCGTGCCTGGCTTGGTCTCGCCGACCATGCGCGGCAGGTCCGAGGCGCGCTCGATATCGCGGCCGTTGAACTTCAGGATGATGTCGCCCGCCTCGATGCCGGCCTTTTCGGCAGGACCGCCCGGCTCGACGCTGCCGACCAGCGCGCCGCGCGCACGGCCCAGGCCCAGCGAATCGGCGACTTCCTTGGTGACGTCGCCGATCGCCACGGCAATGCGGCCGCGCGTCACGCGCCCGGAGGACTTGAGCTGCTCCGACACGCGCATGGCCTCGTCGATCGGGATCGCGAACGAGATCCCCATGTAGCCGCCGCTGCGGCTGTAGATCTGCGAGTTGATGCCGATCACTTCGCCGCGCAGGTTGATCAGCGGCCCGCCGGAGTTGCCGGGATTGACCGCCACGTCGGTCTGGATAAACGGCAGGTAGTCGCCGGTGTCGCGGCCCTTGGCCGAGACGATGCCGGCGGTCACGCTGTTGTCCAGCCCGAACGGCGAGCCGATCGCCAGCACCCACTCGCCGGCGCGGACCTTGTTGGAATCGCCCAGCGGCAGACGCGGCAGCCCGCTGGCCTCGACCTTGAGCAGCGCCACGTCGGTGCGCTTGTCGGAGCCGATCAGCTTGGCCTTGAATTCGCGCTTGTCCGGCAGCGTCACGTAGATGGTCTCGGCGTCGGCGACCACGTGCGCGTTGGTCATCACATAGCCGTCCTGGCTGATGATGAAGCCCGAGCCCACGCCGCGGCTCTGCTCTTCCTGCTGCGGCGGCTGGCCGCGGCGCGGCGGAGTGCCGGGTGCCGGGGCGCCGGGCATCGGCACGCCGAAGAAGCGGCGGAAGAACTCGGCCATCTCGTCGTCGCCGCCCGGCACGCCGCGCTGGCGCACCAGTTCGGTGGTGCGGATATTGACCACGGCCGGGCTGGCCTTCTCCACCAGGTCGGTGAAGTCAGGCAGGTTGTAATTGGAGGCAGCGGCCTGGGCGTGGCTGACTTCGGCAACGGTCGGGCCGAGCAGCATCATGGCAGCCATGACCACGGCCCGCGCCAGGGCTGGAGATCTGAACATCATCGACAACTCCCGGGATGCAGCGAAAAGAAGAAAAACCGACTGGATGTGATCCCGTGGCGGGGACCCCTGCGCAGGTTTCATGGAGCCGGCCCCGGATGAAATCCGGGCGCCGGCCGCACCTGCTCACGCTCAGTGTACCGTCTTGGGCGGACGGTACTCTACGGCCGTCGCAAACTGGCGCGCGGTGCTCGCCGGCACCTCGCCCACCACGGTGATCCAGAAATCGGCAACCCGGCGCACCACGACCTGGGTCGCGCCGAGCGCGGCCACGCCTTCGCGGCGCGCACGTTGCTCGGAAACCGGCTCAATGAAGACCGACAGGCCGGTCAGCCCGTCGCTGTAGACGACCTGCAGCACTTCGAACACCTGCCCGCGGGCATTGCCCGGGTTGGGCGCGCGCAGCTCGCCGAGCGGGCGGCGCACCTCGCGGATCTTCTGGAAGCCCTTGAGCGGCACCGCGATCGTCCAACCCTCGTCGGCGATGTTGGTGGGCTGGTAGGTCACCTCATAGTGATTCCAGTTGCTGGCATTCTTGATCGCGCCAAGGATGCGCTGCTTCTCGGACGGCACGCCGATCTGCACCTGCGAGAACGCCACCTGCTCCAGCACCTTGCCGCCGTCGCCGATGGTCTGCGCGCGCATCAGCAGGCCGGAGTTTTTCTCCGCCCACAGGCGCACCGCGTAGCGCGCGGCATCGTGCGGTTCCAGCGCAAAGACCTCGCACTCCATGCCGGCCACGCGCTCGGCGGGCATCTTGCGCATGTCGTACAGGTCCAGCACATCGTTCTTGTTGGTGGCGAGCAGCGCCGGGAAGCGGTCCTTGGCTTCCTGCTTTTCCACCACCACCAGCTTGGCTTCGGGGATCAGGCTGTGCACCACGTCGTTCTGCCGCAGCACTTCGCGCGGCTTGCCGTCGAGGGTTTCCAGCCGCTCGTATTCGTTGTGGACGAGGTCGCTGTAATGCTGGATCCGCGAGGCGTGCATGACGCTGCCGCGCTGATAGATCAGCGTGCCGACATAGTTCTCGCGCTGTGCGGCTTTATGGATCTTGTTGAGCCAGGCAGTGGCGTCGCGTCGGTTCAGCGTATTGTCCGCGGGCTGCGCGGTGGCCGCTGCAGCGCTCAGACACAAGGCCAGAAAAAAGGACCTACGCAGGGCCCTAATTCTCTGCGCGCCCGCTACATAGGCGGACGAACCTCCTTTATGCATGTCCGGCATTATTCCTGCGTATTTTCCTGAGTGAAGTTTGCACCGTTGGCAACCGTGCGCATGGTCGGCACGAAAGCATCCGTTGCCACTGAAGTGCGATGCGCACGCAGGTATTCGTCCAGGCGCGGGTCGCGGATCATCTGCGGCGCGTCCGCAGCGACGGTGACGACGCCGGCGGCCTGGCCGGCGGCCGGCTGCTCGGCACGGGCCACCACGGCGTCAGGCGTTCCGACCGTGACCGGTCCGCGCAACTGCGGCACCACCACCCAGCTGACCGCGGCCACGGCGGCGGCGATCGCGGTGCCCGGCATCACGCGGCGCACCCACGACGGCCTGACCAGCAGGCGATGGCGGGCGCTGGCCTGCGCCACCGCCGGCACCAGCACGTGCGGCTCGGCTTCCAGGCGCGCGGAGAAACGCGAGAGGAAATCGGCGGTGGAGCCCGCCTGCGTCAGGTCTTCGGAGCGCAGCGCGTCGCCGATCAACTGGTATGTGGTCCAGTCCGAAATGCCGGCCTCGCTCTTCGCGAGATCGAGCACGGCATCGACTTCGTGCGGCGCCAGTTCGCCATCCATCAATACGGAGATCTGCTCCGCTGCTTCCACTACATGAACCGACTGCTTATGAGCCTGACCCATTTCCCACCCCAAGACATTCCATTGAACACCGATAATCCCGTTACTGCTGTCGCTTATCGATGCAGGAATAGGCTGCAACGCTGGCCGCACGACATTCTTCTCTACAACCGCAACCGCCACTTACCATCGCTTGCCCTCTGCCGTTCCCAGCAGCGGCCGCAAGCGTTCGGCAATCGCCTCGCGCGCACGGAAGATCCGCGAGCGCACCGTGCCGATCGGGCATCCCATCGCTTCGGCGATTTCCTCGTAGCTGAGGCCCTCGATCTCGCGCAGCGTGATGGCGGTCCGCAATTCTTCCGGAAGTGCTTCCATCGCGCGGTTCACCGTCTCGGCGACCTGGCGCGTGTGGAGCATCGACTCCGGCGTATTGATATCCCTTAGTTGTTCACCGTCCGCAAAAGTTTCAGCCTCTTCCGCATCGATATCGCTGGACGCTTCCGGGCGGCGGCCCTGGGTGGCCAGGTAGTTCTTGGCGGTGTTGACGGCGATCCGGTACAGCCACGTGTAGAAGGCCGACTCCCCGCGGAACTGGGGCAAGGCGCGGTATGCCTTGATGAAGGCATCCTGCGCCACATCCTCGACTTCAGCGGGATCCCTGACCAGGCGCGAAATCAGGCGAATGATCTTCCGATGGTATTTGGTCACCAGAAGTTCAAAGGCCCGCTTGTCGCCCTGCTGGACGCGTTCAACTAGGAGCTGATCGGCTTCGCGTTCGCTCACGTATGGCTCACCTGCAGTGTATCTCTTGGTTTGGTCGTCACGACAAACGTTGTATTTTACCTACGATTCTCAGCCCGCCCGGTGAAGCAACGCGCATCCTGTGACCGCAAGCTAACAAAATCGTTCCCTGACCCGGCATCCGGTTGCACCCGCAGTGCAACTCGCGCGGACCGTCGCAGCCAGCGCGCCAGTTCGGGGCCGGCCGCCTGCCAGGGGAGAAGAATGACGCCGGGCACGGCAGGATCGCCGGGGGCAAGGCACACCACCGTGGCGCTACCGATCTGCCAGCACTGCCGCACGACGGCCTCGCGCCGCGCACCGGCCGGTGCTTCCAGCCAGAGTCGCAGGGGTCCTTCGGCGTCGGCGTCCTGCACGGCCGTACAGGTCCAGCGCAGGCCGCGCCACCATGCCGGCCACGCGCGCAGTGTCGCCACGGCGGCCAGCGCCAGGCCCATGCCCGCGGCGAGGTGCCACCACAGCAATCCGGCCTGGCTGCCGGCGATGGCGTCGGCTAGCGCCCGCGCCAGCAGCGCGAGCGCCAGCAATTCGCCGGCACAAAACATGAACAGGGCCCACCCCAGCGGGTGGACCCTGCCATGGCGCAGCCCCTTCAGGAACCCATTAAGGGACCCCTTGAGGGCCCGCCTCAACCACGGATCAGGCGCGGCGGAAAACAAGCGTGCCGTTGGTGCCGCCGAAACCGAAGTTGTTCTTCACCGCCACGTCGATCTTCATCTCGCGCGCCGTGTTGGCCACGTAGTCCAGGTCGCACTCGGGATCCTGGTTGTCGAGGTTGATCGTCGGCGGCGAGACCTGGTGGTGCAGCGCCAGCACGGTGAAGACCGATTCCAGGCCGCCGGCGCCGCCCAGCAGGTGGCCGGTCATCGACTTGGTCGAGTTCACCACCATCTTGTAGGCCTGGTCGCCGAATGCGGCCTTGATCGCATCGGACTCGTTCTTGTCGCCCAGCGGCGTGGAGGTGCCGTGCGCGTTCAGGTAGTGCACCTGGTCGGTGTTGATGCCGGCATCCTTGAGCGCATTGACCATGCAGCGGCGCGGGCCGTCCATGTTCGGTGCGGTCATATGATAGGCGTCGCCGCTCATGCCGAAGCCGATCAGCTCGGCATAGATGCGGGCGCCGCGCGCCTTGGCCGACTCGTACTCTTCCAGCATCATCACGCCCGCGCCCTCGCCCAGCACGAAGCCGTCGCGGTCCTTGTCCCACGGACGCGAGGCCGCTGCCGGATCATCGTTGCGGGTCGACAGCGCGCGCGCGGCGGCGAAGCCGCCGATGCCCAGCGGTGACACGGTCGATTCGGCGCCGCCCGCGAGCATGGCGTCGGCATCGCCGGCCTGGATCAGGCGGGCGGCCAGGCCGATGCTGTGCAGGCCGGTGGTGCATGCCGTCACGGCGGCCAGGTTCGGGCCCTTGATGCCGTGGATAATCGACAGGTGGCCGGCGATCATGTTGATGATCGAACCGGGCACGAAGAACGGCGAAATCCGGCGCGGACCCCGCTCGCTCAGCACGGCATGGGTGTCCTCGATCATCGGCAGGCCGCCGATGCCCGAGCCGACCAGCACGCCGATGCGCTCGGCATTGGCATCGGTCACTTCCAGGCCGCTGTCCTTCAGCGCCTGCGTCCCGGCCGCGATGCCGTAATGGATAAACGTATCCATGTTGCGGGCTTCCTTGGCCGGGATGTAGTCCTCGGCATTGAAACCCTTCACCTCGCCGGCGAAGTGCACGGACAGCGCGGAGTGATCGAATTTGGTGATGGTGGCGATGCCGGACTTGCCGGCTACCAGGTTGGCCCAGCCTTCGGCAACCGTGTTTCCGACCGGAGACACAAGGCCAAGCCCAGTGACGACGACGCGACGACGGCTCACTATGTTTTCCTACGGGTGCGTGAAACGGGAACGGAACGCGGAGTTGCCCGCCGCCGGCCCAGCGGGCCGCGCGGCGAAGCTCATTCCATTCTGCTTCTTCGAACAGACGAAAGCCACAGAAAACAGCGGGGCGCGGCCGCAACGGCCCGCCCACCTGCCTTCTGTGGCTCGGAATGCAGAGACGACGGGCTTAGGCCTTGACGTGCGCGGTGGCGTAGTCGATAGCCTGTTGCACGGTCGTGATCTTTTCGGCTTC
This Cupriavidus nantongensis DNA region includes the following protein-coding sequences:
- the lepA gene encoding translation elongation factor 4, which codes for MDHIRNFSIIAHIDHGKSTLADRIIQLCGGLSDREMEAQVLDSMDIEKERGITIKAQTAALSYKARDGQVYNLNLIDTPGHVDFSYEVSRSLSACEGALLVVDASQGVEAQTVANCYTAIELGVEVVPVLNKIDLPQADPDSAIQEIEDVIGIDAQDATPCSAKTGQGVQDVIEALIAKVPPPKGDADAPLQALIIDSWFDNYVGVVMLVRVVNGTLRTKDKVLLMATGAQHLVEQVGVFTPKSIQRDALTAGQVGFVIAGIKELKAAKVGDTITTVQRKAEAPLPGFKEVKPQVFAGLYPVEANQYEALRESLEKLRLNDASLMFEPEVSQALGFGFRCGFLGLLHMEIVQERLEREFDMDLITTAPTVVYQVQMRDGSTVTVENPAKMPDPSKIDAILEPIVTVNLYMPQEYVGSVITLCTQKRGTQINMSYHGKQVQLTYEIPMAEIVLDFFDRLKSVSRGYASMDYEFKEYRPSDVVKVDILINSDKVDALSVIVHRSNSQYRGREVAAKMREIIPRQMYDVAIQAAIGSNIIARENVKALRKNVLAKCYGGDISRKKKLLEKQKAGKKRMKQVGTVEIPQEAFLAILQVDDK
- a CDS encoding glutaredoxin family protein, translating into MAATPALTLYGRAYCHLCEDMKVALEPLRRDFSFVLHEVDVDADAALEARFGELVPVLMPGAPADLPPDAAPLCHYFLDEAATRVWLAAHGAARTGR
- a CDS encoding DegQ family serine endoprotease — translated: MMFRSPALARAVVMAAMMLLGPTVAEVSHAQAAASNYNLPDFTDLVEKASPAVVNIRTTELVRQRGVPGGDDEMAEFFRRFFGVPMPGAPAPGTPPRRGQPPQQEEQSRGVGSGFIISQDGYVMTNAHVVADAETIYVTLPDKREFKAKLIGSDKRTDVALLKVEASGLPRLPLGDSNKVRAGEWVLAIGSPFGLDNSVTAGIVSAKGRDTGDYLPFIQTDVAVNPGNSGGPLINLRGEVIGINSQIYSRSGGYMGISFAIPIDEAMRVSEQLKSSGRVTRGRIAVAIGDVTKEVADSLGLGRARGALVGSVEPGGPAEKAGIEAGDIILKFNGRDIERASDLPRMVGETKPGTRVPLQLWRKGATREVSITVTELEPDGKARARSGATPKDDSAPQAGKPNALGLVVSDLPEARLKELKLKSGVEVEVADGPALRAGIRPGDIILRLGDTDVTNARQFNELVRGLDKSRIAAVFVRRGDATQVLTLRPGAASAR
- a CDS encoding MucB/RseB C-terminal domain-containing protein — protein: MHKGGSSAYVAGAQRIRALRRSFFLALCLSAAAATAQPADNTLNRRDATAWLNKIHKAAQRENYVGTLIYQRGSVMHASRIQHYSDLVHNEYERLETLDGKPREVLRQNDVVHSLIPEAKLVVVEKQEAKDRFPALLATNKNDVLDLYDMRKMPAERVAGMECEVFALEPHDAARYAVRLWAEKNSGLLMRAQTIGDGGKVLEQVAFSQVQIGVPSEKQRILGAIKNASNWNHYEVTYQPTNIADEGWTIAVPLKGFQKIREVRRPLGELRAPNPGNARGQVFEVLQVVYSDGLTGLSVFIEPVSEQRARREGVAALGATQVVVRRVADFWITVVGEVPASTARQFATAVEYRPPKTVH
- a CDS encoding sigma-E factor negative regulatory protein, with amino-acid sequence MGQAHKQSVHVVEAAEQISVLMDGELAPHEVDAVLDLAKSEAGISDWTTYQLIGDALRSEDLTQAGSTADFLSRFSARLEAEPHVLVPAVAQASARHRLLVRPSWVRRVMPGTAIAAAVAAVSWVVVPQLRGPVTVGTPDAVVARAEQPAAGQAAGVVTVAADAPQMIRDPRLDEYLRAHRTSVATDAFVPTMRTVANGANFTQENTQE
- the rpoE gene encoding RNA polymerase sigma factor RpoE; the protein is MSEREADQLLVERVQQGDKRAFELLVTKYHRKIIRLISRLVRDPAEVEDVAQDAFIKAYRALPQFRGESAFYTWLYRIAVNTAKNYLATQGRRPEASSDIDAEEAETFADGEQLRDINTPESMLHTRQVAETVNRAMEALPEELRTAITLREIEGLSYEEIAEAMGCPIGTVRSRIFRAREAIAERLRPLLGTAEGKRW
- the fabF gene encoding beta-ketoacyl-ACP synthase II; its protein translation is MSRRRVVVTGLGLVSPVGNTVAEGWANLVAGKSGIATITKFDHSALSVHFAGEVKGFNAEDYIPAKEARNMDTFIHYGIAAGTQALKDSGLEVTDANAERIGVLVGSGIGGLPMIEDTHAVLSERGPRRISPFFVPGSIINMIAGHLSIIHGIKGPNLAAVTACTTGLHSIGLAARLIQAGDADAMLAGGAESTVSPLGIGGFAAARALSTRNDDPAAASRPWDKDRDGFVLGEGAGVMMLEEYESAKARGARIYAELIGFGMSGDAYHMTAPNMDGPRRCMVNALKDAGINTDQVHYLNAHGTSTPLGDKNESDAIKAAFGDQAYKMVVNSTKSMTGHLLGGAGGLESVFTVLALHHQVSPPTINLDNQDPECDLDYVANTAREMKIDVAVKNNFGFGGTNGTLVFRRA